The proteins below come from a single Hemitrygon akajei chromosome 2, sHemAka1.3, whole genome shotgun sequence genomic window:
- the LOC140717125 gene encoding FK506-binding protein-like, with amino-acid sequence MASSQLSKTSEAINNSNGQEKTRNLSDHEILLEPFTWMCPDGSFVKKTLQVGSGLDKPKEGSWCRIYIGVDPTSSFDSRKHFPVGINESVEVILGESDTWFREVIDKCVETMLLGEQCEVLLTPGLSEAGEDLADRLRFTVKLEKFTIYKDSWEMSFEEKWQAAMCHKTKGTEHFKNGNLFGATRRYAKSLRLLVSVKYEVPPEKGEEYIKVRCALYSNLAACQLKRGQYRNVIQNCSKALELEPDSVKCLYRRSQAYTSINEVDKARRDLQRVLKLEPGNTAAVQQLRIVTQQIRAQNEKLGKAMSRLFT; translated from the coding sequence ATGGCATCCAGCCAGTTGAGTAAGACATCAGAGGCCATCAACAACAGCAATGGGCAGGAAAAGACAAGAAATCTGTCAGATCATGAGATTCTTCTGGAACCTTTCACATGGATGTGCCCAGATGGTTCCTTTGTGAAGAAGACTTTACAGGTTGGCAGTGGACTAGATAAACCCAAAGAAGGGTCCTGGTGTCGTATATACATTGGGGTGGACCCCACAAGCAGTTTTGATTCAAGGAAGCATTTTCCAGTTGGGATCAATGAGTCCGTGGAAGTGATTCTTGGTGAAAGTGATACGTGGTTCAGGGAAGTAATTGATAAATGTGTTGAGACGATGCTCCTGGGAGAGCAGTGTGAAGTCCTTCTGACTCCAGGTTTGAGTGAGGCAGGTGAAGACCTTGCAGACAGGCTGAGGTTCACTGTGAAACTGGAGAAGTTCACCATCTATAAAGACTCCTGGGAGATGTCCTTTGAAGAAAAATGGCAGGCGGCGATGTGCCACAAAACTAAAGGTACCGAGCATTTTAAAAACGGGAATCTCTTTGGTGCCACACGACGTTACGCAAAATCGCTGAGGCTGCTGGTGTCAGTGAAATATGAAGTCCCTCCTGAGAAAGGTGAGGAGTATATTAAAGTCAGGTGTGCGTTGTACTCAAACCTGGCTGCCTGCCAGCTGAAGCGAGGCCAATATAGGAACGTCATCCAGAACTGCTCAAAGGCACTGGAGCTTGAGCCCGACTCTGTGAAGTGCCTGTACCGTCGGAGTCAGGCCTATACTTCCATTAACGAGGTTGACAAAGCCCGAAGAGACTTGCAGAGGGTGCTGAAACTGGAGCCAGGGAACACTGCCGCTGTGCAACAACTGAGAATTGTTACTCAACAAATCAGAGCCCAAAATGAAAAACTGGGCAAAGCAATGAGTAGGTTATTCACTTAG